The following is a genomic window from Osmerus mordax isolate fOsmMor3 chromosome 28 unlocalized genomic scaffold, fOsmMor3.pri SUPER_28_unloc_8, whole genome shotgun sequence.
AACTTGTCAGTAAAAGGATGATGTTTCGAGTCTCTGTGATACCTGAGTTTCTTGGTGCTCGCCAGCCCTGTGATGTGATTTCCAACAtatagaagaggaagagggaaaatcTGTCAAATAAATCAAAAGATATTTAGTTTCTATACATGCCTTTCCAAAGTTACACCTACTATGCCGAAGCTTTTGTGTTGTGATAAGAATattacaatttacatttacgcaTTTAGCATTTAGCAACTTCTAGAAAAGAagtcgcttttatccaaagcgacttcaaagagagttttacaaaagttcataggtcactgatcatagccccaaacattgcgggtagccaaaacatgaagcatacattgtgaaaaccaaataagtcccaaatggaagaacaataagagcatgtagttagacaagttacaattaaacagcaagaacctcaaaagtgcaagagtgtacctgtggaaaaagcaagcaacaataatattttttagggcgagtacaataattttaggACAGTTACAACAacccaacaagagcaacaagtctctcaatgaGTCATTgtcatcctggaggaaactaacatcaggtccagccaatcattcctaagtgccgttgtactacAGTTGAATGAAAAACGACTTACTTTGATGAAAATACTTCTGTCAAAATCTTGGAATTTAACAAACTTGTTCTTTTTGGCAGCATACAGGATAAATATGGTGGTGAGCATCTAGGGAAACGTTGACATTGTTTAATTTCATAATTtacttatttattattatgttcgatttcattttacatttgtgaTGACGAACTGCCATTATCTAACAGGTGTGCGTCTCGATGGTAACATGTTTTACAGAGAACGCATGGCTCACCTGGCCAATCCCCAGAAACAGGTATGAAGGAAACCTACACACCAGAGTAGAGTACGTTATGGGGGTCAATGTGGGGTAGGTAGGCTACAAGGGATAACTACTTGACCGTTTACCGATCGACTGTACGGGTAATTGCGGATGCCTACAGTAGCCTAGAGCGCGTGTAATTAGTCAAGGGTTATTAATTTCTCACCTGAAATTTGTAAGAATAGTTTTGTTCACAACAGTGATAAGAAACGAACTGCCGGCGTAGAACGCAGCGGATACAAACTTCAAAAACCCAGAGTGTTCCGGTTCGAGAGTTGTCTTGAGAGACATGTTGATATTTTGAGAGGTTTTGAGTTAAAGAATTGCTTCCTGTTCAGTTTAGCTGTCGTGTACCTTATTCATAAGCCTCCATTGCCGTCTACTATGCGATTGTTTCAACAAAAAGAGTAGGCGGGTCTGTCCAGCTCCCAAGAGAGAGATTGCATAATTCTGGAAGTTTGTTATTAACCCAAACATGAACACTGTTTGATAAACTAGCCCACTTTATGTTAGGtcaaaatgatatgccaaaaatgTACAACGTGGAACATTTAGATTGTAATCTATATTTTATAgattatataaaatatagattATAATCTATAAATCTATGGATTTCACGTTATTTATATAACGTAGATTTTGTTTTGCGGAGGGAATTTATACTTTCATCAGTCAGGATGAACATGAAAACCTAAACATTCTAAAAATCTTGCATGCTACTACCTTCTCCACACGGGTGCGGCAGTGGATCGTTTCTGCTAATGGTACTGCTAACAGCGTCTCGacatttaccagacgctcttatccagagcgagttacagtaagtacagggacattccccccgaggtaagtaggggaGTGCCTtagccaaggacacaacttccatctgcacggccgggaatcgaacctgcaaccttctgattactagtccgagtccctaaccgctcagccacctgactccttgatTGGAAAGTGACTCGTATCCACTAATACTGTAATTTCTGTTTTCTGTAAATAGGCTATATAATGAAGTCAAAAATCTTTCAAATATAGCCTATAGTTACggtcatttattttttatacttTCATTTGATCTACATATAATACAAAATCCGGTCATTTTAAACTATTGGACCGACCTACACGATCATTACCTTTCACCTTTACTTTCTTCTATCTTTCATCATTCTATTTTTTCTGATGGATGATTGCTTGAAGGGTTGGTATTTGTAGTCACAAGTTTAAACCTCTTTGTCTCAAATCACAAATCAATCCTGTTCATCATCACGTCAGGTCGTAacttacttcttttttttttttttacatccatCACAAGTCCCTCAAAGGACAGCAACATTCAGAGCATTTCTTTCCAGGTGGTGCTTCTTCCTGATAACACCTTCTGACTTTATCAGCTGCAGGCGCCTGAAGGCAGGTACAGGGTAGGGCAAGGCTGATCCTatcgtttgtttttgtttttactgctTGCTGGTAAATCAGAGTTTTGTGAAAGGTGTAATTACAGTGAGAAACTGAAAACCCAACAACTGGTTCACGTCCCCGACAAATACTTCTGCTCACGAGGACAGTAGTGAGATTGTTattgtaacttttttttgatagtgacagttggagagagaaaggcagggagggagattggATGACATGCAGGACATTTCCCTGCATGGAATGGAACCAGGGCCCCTGTGGTAAGGCCTCGGCCTTCGGCTCCACAAGCTAGTGAGCCCCTGAACTTGTTATTTTATAATAATTCATTCAGCCTATTTGATTTGCTGATGTTACAGAATGACATTAGCAGGACACAAGTCTGGTTCCTGGACCCCCAGAGCTGATGAAGGAGACCCTCTACCTGATGTGGCCTATCAGGTCACGTGACCCTCTCTCTGATGTGGCCTATCAGGTCACGTCtatcaggtcacatgaccctctATCTGATGTGGCCTATCAGGTCACGTCTATCAGGTCACGTGACCCTCTATCTGATGTGGCCTACCAGGTCACGTGACCCTCTATCTGATGTGGCCTATCAGGGGTCAGTCTGTGTCTGGTGTGAAACTCTTCCTCCATGGGTGTAGATTTATAAGCTGGGGTGAGTTAGGCTTCACTTACTGTGCTTCATTCGTTGTAATTTGTTTTAATCAACTTTAATTTGTTTGATAAGTATCTTTGCATAGTACAGAGTGAACACAATAACGGTTGATTACATTGCATACACATCCATTTGGAAATACCAACATATTATGGTGAAGGACAGTATAAATGACAACACCACATAAAGACGGTATAAGTTCAGTATAAAGACAGTATAAGTTCAGTATAAAGACAGTTTAAGTAACAAAGTTCTGAGACCGCTCTCCTCTCTAGTTCCTCCTCTTCTGTTTGCGAGGCTTCCGTTTCTTCCTCACGTCCACCAGCCTCTTCCTCAGGTCCACCAGCCTCTTCCTCAGGTCCACCAGCCTCTTCCACACACTCAGCGGAGCGCAGACCTTCTTACCGTCCAGGTACAAGCTGTGGACCACCAAGAAGAACACGTCACCAGATCACCCAGTTGGCTTCATCCCATCACATAAAACAGGTGTCCTTCCGGTTCCTAACACGACAGATCCTGTGTTCTACTGCTGTGCtgagcaggacagagacagTATCACAGTGACTGCTGTGCTGCGCAGGACAGAGACGGTATCACAGTGACTGCTGTGCTGCGCAGGACAGAGACGGTATCACAGTGACTGCTGTGCTGCGCAGGACAGAGACGGTATCACAGTGACTGCTGTGCTGCGCAGGACAGAGACGGTATCACAGTGACTGCTGTGCTGCGCAGGACAGAGACGGTATCACAGTGACTGCTGTGCTGCGCAGGACAGAGACGGTATCACAGTGACTGCTGTGCTGCGCAGGACAGAGACGGTATCACAGTGAAGCAGCCAGCATCACTCACATCAGAGCCTTGATCTGGCAGATTCCATCATCCTGCTGTGCCGTCTGCTTCACTCTCTTCAGCATCTTGTTAGAAATGTTCCTGGAGACCGTCACGCAACACTTAGGGATGGCAGCTGCAACCAACAAGCACGTTTGAAGGGTTTTGTGTATTTAATAAATAGCCACTTTATGTTTATAGCAAAGCAATGTTTTATACCATGAGATGTTTGAGTTGCCCAACTTACAACTTCTCTAAACAAAGCTTGAGACTGACTCACATACCGACTGTAACAGTCAAACATGCTGAGACAGATTTTTTTCATTGAATGTCTGGATTACCAAAGTTATAGATCAACCGGAAcagccagtcagtcacacaGGAATTTAAATGCCCACAgtcacgcacgcgcgcgcacacacacacacacgcacacgcacgcacacatgcattaAAGAAAGCATGTCGATTAGGACATTCAAGGATATCAAATATATCTCATCAATAAAACTATGGAAAGTCTTAATACACTAGATTTGTGTACAGCATTTTCGATCTTTCTCTTCTTATAAAACGGTCTACGTAACTTTAACAATCCACCAACTTGTTAACGAGCAGGTGGTGGATTGAGCTGTTTTAGCTCTCGCTCTTAGCACACAGTTCTTTTAGCTCTCGCTCTTAGCACACAGTTCTTCTGACATGTTCAGTAACTGATGTTTGAGACTTCAAGACGTTTCACTAAACTTTCTCGCACAACTTGAAACACACAGtcccactcacaaacacacagtcccactcacacacacacacacagtcccactcacacacacacacacacacacagtcccacgcacatgcacacacacacatgctcaggtTCTTACCCtgtgtggagatgagcagagCACACAGGCAGAGCACCAGCAGCACCATTTTCAGCTCCATGGTCACGACCAGAGTGATCCAGCAAGACACTCTCACGCTTAaatacctccacacacacacatctcccttcaagccctctaacacacacactcacacatgctccTTCAAgcactctcacacccacaccatcatttgtctctctcacacacagctgttatACAGTCCCTTCATCAGTGCAAAGTTATTAGGGTAAAGAATAAACTTCTTGTTGGTGTGTGGGACATTGTTGACTCAACCTTTCCTAGCCTAATCCCATTTTATCTACGGAAGAAACAGGTCTGGACAGTTTAAATAAGTAAACAACACTTGTTTCATTTATATCAGTGCTCATCATGCAGTGTGCATTATCAGATAAAAGGTTttgttttttatacattttctttttcttggcTTTGTTGGACAGAGACTGTTTGAAAAGACAGCTTCACTTCATTAAGGAGGCTTATGGTACATGTTTTAACTTATCACGGTTGGTTTGGGGTTTGGCACGGTTTCCCCTCTAACTTGATCATCATAGAGAAGAGATGATCTTGGCACTACATCTTAAGAGCTGCTGGTTTCACACACTGATTAGTCACAGCTACAGTCATGACACACGACAACAGAAAATCATTTCCTACACACTATCTGTCTCTCACATACAGACGTTATTAGGCAATCGTAAAACCGTGCATACGAGAATACGCAGAAAAAACGACAAGTATTGAGTTTGGTTGGCAGTGACGTCTTTTATTATTGTCGAGGCTCCTGTTCTCTATCGAACAATCAAACCACAACCTTACAGAAGCTTGACAGTTTTCCAAAGTTTCACTTACCATTCACAAAGACTGTGCAAACCCAGTCAGTACCTATACTATAGACCTCAGTGATGACATCTTTAACATCAATGTCAATTCAAGGAGAAAAATCATCATACAACAGATGTACATATTGTTTTAGGAATATTTCTATAAATGTGGCAACTGTTCATATAGTCTGGCTTCATATAACCGTATCCTATACAGAAAAGTAGCCATAtttacagggttagggttccaaTACTTCTATAACTGTTCATGTCTTATcatgtggatttttttttttaaatctaaatAATACTTGTGTTCCATTGTCCTCACTGACAGCAGAAACGAGAGGGTGGCCGGTCTGTCGAGGGGCAGGCTGTACCAGGGAGCGCGTCAGTATGCACTGCCCCCCCTGGTGGTGAGATGCAGCAGGCGCACGAGCAGCTGTcccggtgaggaggaggaggaggaggaggaggaagaggaggaggaggaggaggaggggggaagtccACTCCCTGTCACGCAGTCTGCATCCACTACACAGCTCTCTGACAGCACATAGAGAACACAGGGAAATAAAGATTCTAATCACATCCTTGTAGTTATAGATTCTAATCACACTCACTGAAGatccactttcacacacacgtgcataacTCACATCATGTCAGTGTGTTTAAACGCCTGAATTCAGACATTACCCAAGTCacctaaacacacgcacacacccacacacacccaacccccccGGAGAGTGTTTGGTACCTGAGTCGCAGCAGACTCCCAGGGCAGCGCAGCGCCCCTCGCGGGTGCCACAGGGTCTCCCTCCCGGCTGACAGGGGCTGGGCAGCAGGTCCTCCTCCAGGCAGACCTGTGTCTCAGGGGAGCCCAGCCAGCAGCCCTGCCCCTCAGCACAGCAGATCCTGGGGCCCAGGCAGCGGCCCCGGGCCCCCGGCCCACAGGACAGACACTGCAGGGGACACAGGACACCGTCACACACCACCCAGCtaacatgccccccccctcacaccacacacactttatcaATAAAATTATGTTTAACTGTGTTAATGTAATTTTGGGGagttttacaagcaatgtcacagaggactTCACAGATGCATACAGAACTGCACCAAAACCATCCTAAACCCTCAAGCAAGACAAGGACAAACtcttaagaaaaaaaaagaagctcaaGACTGTCTCAAAACAGCAAGAAATCTAAGCAGGATCCACAGAAGGGGATAGCTTGGCCATGTTCAACATGTTACTGATTCTTTAGAGTATAGCTGAGATGTTATTATAGATGCAGTGTGCCTAGTTAATAAGATGTTCTTTTCCACCGTGCCTGCAAGCTGAGATGTGCTTCCTTCACTCTGAAATACTGCTAGAACTCTGCACTTCAGATCCTTGATCATTATCTTCCCATATTCACAATTCTGTCAGTTTGGAAAAGTGGCATATTTTATCAGGACATACAAATAAGTACTAAATGTTTAAAGACAATGTTTCAAATCTTAACTATATGAGACGAGATGAAGGTGAAGACtcatggactgcatttatacaaTCATATTAATATATTCGGtcagttaaaaaatatatttttaaattaaTCTATGAACCAGTAACCAAGAACCAAATGAAAACTTAACcacgacaaaaaaaaaaaaagtagtcAGAACGAATATGTATCCAATAAACGCATACCTGTCTGATGCGCGTGTCTTGGAGAGCTCGTTTCCCGCCTCGAGGACAGTTCTGGATGTAGCACGCGGAGGAGAGCGCGAGGAGACCAAGGACGCACAGAGGGAGTGCGCAGCGCGGCATGGTGACAGCAGTGGATAGATAGCGGAAGGATCCCACCTGTTGTCCACTTGGCTGACACACGAGACTGACAACTGCCTGTGCAGAGCCCGTACTTATACTGGGGTCGGTTTATTTGACGTCAGTGTTGTCACACAACCTGTGCCCCCACTTCCACACATGTACCCACAAaggtttttaaaatgtatttatatccCCCATTCAGTTTTGCTTTTTCATAATTAATGATGATCAAACAAAGAATGTCAACTAATAGGATACAGAATCGCTGCCATAGAAATCTACAGACTTCAAATGATGAAAAATAAggcggagaaagagggagagcacaGGGAGGCAAGAGGTTGCCCTCGTGTCTGTCCCTGCATCTGATAAACTCATCTAAACTCATCTAATTGGTCACTGCTACAAAACAGATTACCTGGAAATATGTGTACCTTATTCAAGGCTGCACCACTACAATGTAGTCTAATGTTTATGGCTTATTCATGGCTTGCTTCAAGGAAAAGAAACACAATGTCTTCCGGAAAAAAACAAGTGACAATTTGACCTACTGATCACAATCCACATGGGATTAAAATTAAATATCAAATGAATAAATTGTGCATAAATAAAACGACAATTTTAAGATCTCACATAGGAATATTCTACTGGTGTGTCAAAATGAGTTACATTTTCAATTCTAATGTAAATTGGCATTTCAATTAGCCTACTATGTTCCAAACAATCTTCTTGTGAGCTAGGCTACTTGTGTTCCAGGAATTAACGATGATTAGTGGTTGATTAACTTGTAGAGAACGAAATTAAGCCGTTTGAAAAAGAACCACGAAATGACATGTGCCATAACCTAGACAATGTGAGGGCTGTGTTTTTGATTGTTCTCTGAAAGTCATTAGAGGCAGATCCTACCGGCAAGTTAACGGCGTCCAAATCCAGTGGAGGGTTGTGTTATAGTGAAGGTCACTCACTAGTACAAGCTAGGCCATGActaccaccacacactcactagTACAAGCTAGGCCATGActaccaccacacactcactagTACAAGCTAGGCCATGActaccaccacacactcactagTACAAGCTAGGCCATGActaccaccacacactcactagTACAAGCTAGGCCATGActaccaccacacactcactagTACAAGCTAGGCCATGActaccaccacacactcactagTACAAGCTAGGCCATGACTACCACTGAGCACAGAGGCTTATTTCCATAACCTGCATCTCTACCAGGCATATATAGTTGCTTTGTTGGGCTTAATAAAAAACGAAAACAGGAAGTATGCAATTATAGCTGACACAACTCAGACACGCCAAACTGACGACTACCTTCAATCAGCAATGAATATCTGGAATATAGTACAGGAACTGAAGCGTTAcatagatggacagagagaggcggaagagagaggaggaagagagaggaggaagagagaagtgaggcagaggaagagagcagaAGTGTTTGGCAGCAGGTGCAAAGATAGAGGACGGAGGCCATGTTTGGTTGTTTAGCCTTGGGGTTGAACGCTGTTTCCTGTTCAGCTCTCCctcctgttctcttctctgtgtctccctttctctcctcacaACCCTTCAGTCCAACACTGTTCATACCCAAGGTTACAGCCTTTGCCTTTACCGCCACTcaacttgagagagagagagtaggagagaaggaGTCAGGAGATAAAGAAACAGTAGAGattggaaaggaaagagagaatggaAGAGCCTTCAGGAGAGTCTGGCGATGTCCACATTGTACATCATGTGATTTGACATCTTGCATTTTTAGCTCAAAGCATGTTTAATGATGCTGGCAAATGATCATTCAGACCCAGCCCAGTTCTTTCTCAGGTACAGTACGATCAGAGGGTCATCACTTGTCACTCAGTCAATCAATATACCCCCCCTcgtcaggggtcaagggtcagaggGTTCAGTTTGCAGGTTTACCTCCAGCACGCAGCCGATCAGTGATGAACACGTGTGATGTcactggagggggcggggctttgGCAGACAGGACACAGGAAGTGCTTTGGCATTTCTGAGGCGACCGACGAACTTGGTGGGCGGGATTTCCTGTGCAGGCAGGGGCGGCACAGGAAGTGTGTGCAGGGCAGCCGGTAGGCGGGGGTGCAGGAGTAGgcggacagagagcaggaacaCACCGCACACCTGTGTTCACCTGGCCTGTGTTCACCTGGGGAAAGACAAGACGTCTGGTCTCAAACTTACATTTCAATTCTTGCTTCAAGTGGTCGCAGACTGCCTTgtctctctggataaaagcgatgctaaataaaacatgttttcatttacATCTGATTAATTTAGAACACTTTTTTATCCAAAGTGGCGTATTAATGATGCATATCGAAAGTATAGCAGAAGTTAACTAACACattgaaataataataaaacaaaaataaatgaacACAAGTAACAGGTGAagctgtgatgtggtgaggctgagatagtgaagctgtgatgtggtgaggctgagatagtgaagctgtgatgtggtgaggctgagatagtgaagctgtgatgtggtgaggctgagatagtgaagctgtgatgtggtgaggctgagatagtgaagctgtgatgtggtgaggctgagatagtgaagctgtgatgtggtgaggctgagatagtgaagctgtgatgtggtgaggctgagatagtgaagctgtgatgtggtgaggctgagatagtgaagctgtgatgtggtgaggctgagatagtgaagctgtgatgtggtgaggctgagatagtgaagctgtgatgtggtgaggctgagatagtgaagctgtgatgtggtgaggctgagatagtgaagctgtgatg
Proteins encoded in this region:
- the avp gene encoding vasopressin-neurophysin 2-copeptin yields the protein MPRCALPLCVLGLLALSSACYIQNCPRGGKRALQDTRIRQCLSCGPGARGRCLGPRICCAEGQGCWLGSPETQVCLEEDLLPSPCQPGGRPCGTREGRCAALGVCCDSESCVVDADCVTGSGLPPSSSSSSSSSSSSSSSSPGQLLVRLLHLTTRGGSAY
- the ccl27a gene encoding C-C motif chemokine 27a, whose amino-acid sequence is MELKMVLLVLCLCALLISTQAAIPKCCVTVSRNISNKMLKRVKQTAQQDDGICQIKALILYLDGKKVCAPLSVWKRLVDLRKRLVDLRKRLVDVRKKRKPRKQKRRN